Proteins from a genomic interval of Desulfovibrio litoralis DSM 11393:
- a CDS encoding DHH family phosphoesterase — translation MKNKYPELFQAIQKYNNIILVTHYSPDGDALGSMAALAYALIALGKTVRLYNQSVQPENFSWVPLPCVLDNELNKLKDFPAELLITLDCGDESRTGRELLPLLQNKKTLPWKDIVVVNIDHHFGNSEFGDLNIVESDAPATAFIIGELIESLGLELKDEIGIGVFLGIYTDTGAFAYPSTTAKSLEMGARVIKNGLNIREFTEKLSNTWTLNRMQLWGRLWQELELCSGGKVAISKIPHAYFEDTQTTSEDLEGYASFLRHLKGVKAVLMIRERKDGTVKASFRSDGVINVQQIAFELGGGGHKAAAGVDSNLDMQTFAGKARILLEQYIR, via the coding sequence ATGAAAAATAAATATCCCGAGCTTTTTCAAGCGATACAAAAATATAACAATATCATTCTTGTTACGCATTACTCTCCCGACGGAGATGCGTTGGGTTCAATGGCGGCTTTGGCTTATGCCTTGATTGCTCTTGGAAAGACTGTTCGTTTATATAACCAGAGTGTTCAACCTGAAAACTTTTCATGGGTGCCACTGCCTTGCGTATTGGACAATGAACTTAACAAGCTTAAAGATTTCCCGGCAGAATTGTTGATTACTCTTGATTGTGGAGATGAGTCTCGCACGGGCAGAGAACTTTTACCTTTGTTGCAAAATAAAAAGACATTGCCTTGGAAGGATATTGTTGTTGTAAATATTGATCATCACTTTGGAAATTCTGAATTTGGAGATCTAAATATTGTCGAATCCGACGCTCCGGCTACGGCATTTATCATTGGCGAGTTAATCGAATCCTTGGGTCTTGAATTGAAAGATGAAATAGGTATTGGAGTTTTTTTAGGAATTTATACAGATACCGGAGCTTTTGCTTATCCAAGCACAACCGCCAAAAGTCTTGAAATGGGTGCTCGTGTTATTAAAAACGGGTTAAATATTCGTGAATTTACCGAAAAGTTGAGTAATACATGGACCTTAAACCGTATGCAACTTTGGGGACGTTTGTGGCAAGAGTTGGAACTTTGCTCAGGCGGAAAAGTTGCAATCAGCAAAATACCTCATGCTTATTTTGAAGATACACAAACAACTTCGGAAGACCTTGAGGGATATGCGTCTTTCTTGCGACATTTAAAAGGTGTTAAAGCGGTTCTCATGATCAGAGAAAGAAAAGACGGAACAGTAAAGGCCAGTTTTCGCTCAGACGGGGTCATAAATGTTCAACAAATAGCCTTTGAACTTGGCGGAGGCGGACACAAAGCCGCCGCAGGTGTAGACTCTAATTTAGATATGCAAACCTTTGCCGGTAAAGCAAGAATTCTCTTAGAGCAGTATATTCGCTAA
- a CDS encoding DUF503 domain-containing protein, which translates to MFIGVLNVEFTLHGNDSLKGKRRISNSLKQKVRNKFNVSVAEIDSQDILDLLSLAVVSVSNDQRHLRSRLDKCLLMMEAVCPEEMTYSDIEIFGA; encoded by the coding sequence ATGTTTATTGGTGTATTAAACGTTGAATTTACCTTACATGGTAATGATTCTTTAAAAGGAAAAAGGCGTATTTCAAATAGCTTAAAGCAAAAAGTACGCAATAAATTTAATGTATCTGTTGCAGAAATTGATTCTCAAGATATTTTAGATCTATTATCTTTAGCCGTTGTGTCTGTGTCAAATGATCAAAGACACCTACGCAGTCGCTTGGATAAATGTTTATTGATGATGGAAGCGGTTTGTCCTGAAGAAATGACTTACAGCGATATTGAGATTTTTGGTGCTTAA
- a CDS encoding ketoacyl-ACP synthase III yields the protein MKNKFARIKHIESYKPKILLDNIELNKAFPEWNVDKIAAKTGIENRYIADENETALDLAVVACNQLFDSGVCKKEDIDCLIFCTQSPDYVLPPNSCLLQDRLGLSTSIKAFDYTHGCSGYVYGLHLAKALIESGQSKNILFVTGDTYSRYINPKDRSVRPLFGDGATATFISAEEAEEAFIDHFIFSTDGRGLEALLVPVSGTRKNQVVKDKLHDKVLEDGMRTLENLYMNGREVYTYTLRSLPPLVSNTLEKANLMINDIDHFVFHQANAFMLESLRQKCEIPNEKFHLFLKDCGNTGSSSIPFLLANYMKQGRIKAGDKMLLAGFGVGYASALGIITV from the coding sequence ATGAAAAACAAATTTGCCAGAATAAAACATATAGAATCTTATAAACCGAAAATACTTTTAGATAATATCGAACTTAATAAGGCTTTTCCCGAGTGGAATGTTGATAAAATAGCCGCAAAAACAGGAATAGAAAACAGGTATATCGCTGATGAAAATGAAACCGCCCTCGACCTTGCGGTTGTTGCCTGTAACCAACTTTTTGATTCGGGTGTATGTAAAAAAGAAGATATTGATTGTTTGATTTTTTGCACTCAAAGCCCTGATTACGTTCTTCCTCCAAACTCTTGTTTATTACAAGACCGTTTGGGGCTTTCGACCAGTATTAAAGCTTTTGATTATACCCACGGTTGTTCGGGTTATGTTTATGGTTTACATTTAGCCAAAGCCTTAATTGAAAGCGGTCAAAGCAAAAATATTTTGTTTGTTACAGGTGATACTTACAGCCGTTATATAAACCCCAAAGATCGTTCGGTTCGCCCTTTGTTCGGCGACGGAGCAACTGCAACTTTTATTAGTGCGGAAGAAGCGGAAGAGGCGTTTATTGATCACTTTATCTTTTCAACAGACGGGCGTGGGCTTGAGGCTTTGCTTGTTCCTGTTAGTGGTACAAGAAAAAATCAAGTTGTTAAAGATAAGTTGCATGATAAAGTTTTGGAAGACGGAATGCGTACTTTAGAAAATCTTTATATGAACGGGAGAGAGGTTTATACTTATACTTTACGTTCTTTGCCTCCGCTTGTAAGTAATACTCTTGAAAAAGCAAATTTAATGATAAATGATATTGACCATTTTGTCTTTCACCAAGCTAACGCTTTTATGCTTGAAAGTTTAAGGCAAAAATGTGAAATTCCAAACGAGAAATTCCACTTATTTTTAAAAGATTGTGGGAATACGGGTTCTTCAAGTATTCCATTTTTGCTGGCTAATTATATGAAACAAGGACGCATAAAAGCCGGAGACAAGATGTTGCTTGCCGGGTTTGGAGTCGGATACGCCAGTGCTTTAGGAATTATAACAGTATAA
- a CDS encoding XTP/dITP diphosphatase gives MKQKIVLASHNKNKISEFKQMFQNTDFELVGLDEFPDLPEVEETGTSFEENAKLKSRAVAKYTGLIALADDSGISVKALNGAPGVYSARYSAENGQPATTEKNNAKLLSALKGLKGKDRAACFVCVISVTTPKGDEMLVRGEWEGQILETPQGSNGFGYDPLMYISECGCSAAELSADQKNAISHRGKALNLFKEQWNAFAQKHLKK, from the coding sequence ATGAAACAAAAAATAGTCTTGGCTTCTCACAATAAAAATAAAATATCAGAATTTAAACAAATGTTTCAAAATACAGACTTTGAGTTAGTCGGACTTGATGAATTTCCTGACCTACCCGAAGTTGAAGAAACCGGAACAAGTTTTGAAGAAAATGCCAAACTCAAGTCGAGGGCTGTGGCAAAATATACCGGATTAATCGCACTGGCAGACGATTCCGGAATTTCCGTAAAAGCGTTAAACGGAGCTCCCGGAGTATATTCGGCTCGATACAGTGCCGAAAACGGACAGCCGGCAACAACAGAAAAAAATAATGCCAAACTTTTATCCGCCCTTAAAGGATTAAAAGGAAAAGATAGAGCGGCTTGTTTCGTTTGTGTTATTTCCGTTACTACACCTAAAGGCGATGAAATGTTGGTTAGAGGCGAGTGGGAAGGACAAATTTTAGAAACGCCACAAGGCTCAAACGGTTTTGGCTATGACCCTTTAATGTATATTTCCGAGTGTGGCTGTTCGGCGGCCGAGCTTTCCGCTGATCAAAAAAATGCAATCAGCCATAGAGGTAAGGCCTTAAATTTATTTAAAGAACAGTGGAATGCCTTTGCTCAAAAACACCTAAAAAAATAA
- a CDS encoding Hpt domain-containing protein, giving the protein MSTLNIDAALKSLGGNKKLLNKVMIKFIDGYEQADKVLLEHLTKGEIAEAERYTHTLKGLAGTIGADDFREQLTTLEAALHAGQSIDDSVTMAKNISPILKQVIEDCRSISQTLA; this is encoded by the coding sequence ATGAGTACGTTAAACATTGATGCAGCCTTAAAAAGCCTTGGTGGCAATAAAAAGTTGTTAAATAAAGTCATGATAAAATTTATTGACGGCTATGAACAAGCCGACAAAGTGTTGCTTGAGCACCTTACAAAAGGCGAAATAGCCGAGGCAGAGCGTTATACTCATACGCTTAAAGGCTTAGCCGGAACCATTGGTGCAGACGACTTTAGAGAACAACTCACAACGCTTGAAGCGGCTTTACATGCCGGGCAAAGCATTGATGATAGTGTTACTATGGCGAAAAATATTTCTCCCATATTAAAACAAGTAATAGAAGACTGCCGATCTATTAGCCAAACCTTAGCTTAA
- the fbp gene encoding class 1 fructose-bisphosphatase has translation MRQVTVTEHLLTHQSMSASATGRFTSLLNELILSAKIISRSVNKAGLLDVLGGTGEVNVQGEQVQKLDEFANSILIHRMKRAGVLCAMASEENADLIPVPEKFQRGSYMLVFDPLDGSSNIDVNINVGTIFSILKRKDNSDKEVSLSEILQAGVEQVAAGYFLYGPSTMMVYTTGRGVNGFTLDPSVGEFLLSHPNMRIPEDGKIYSVNEGNQMYWDTPTKEIMETFRSKQNKLGKPYSLRYVGSLVADFHRTLLYGGIFLYPMDHKDPNKPSGKLRLMCEASPLSMVAEQAGGLGSDGSGRILDIKPDMLHQRVPLIIGSKNDVQFCIDHYKKASN, from the coding sequence ATGCGTCAAGTTACCGTTACTGAACATTTGCTTACTCACCAAAGTATGTCGGCATCTGCGACCGGGCGTTTTACAAGTTTGTTAAACGAATTAATACTCTCCGCTAAAATTATTTCTCGAAGCGTTAATAAAGCCGGTCTTCTTGATGTTTTAGGCGGAACAGGTGAAGTCAACGTTCAAGGTGAACAAGTTCAAAAACTTGATGAATTTGCCAACAGTATCCTGATTCACCGCATGAAAAGAGCCGGGGTTTTATGTGCTATGGCATCAGAAGAAAATGCCGACCTGATACCTGTACCCGAAAAATTTCAACGCGGCAGTTATATGTTGGTTTTTGACCCTCTTGACGGTTCTTCAAATATTGATGTTAATATTAACGTTGGTACTATTTTTTCTATTTTAAAACGCAAAGACAATTCCGATAAAGAGGTTTCTTTGTCTGAAATTTTACAAGCAGGCGTAGAACAAGTCGCCGCCGGTTATTTTTTATACGGTCCTTCTACTATGATGGTTTATACGACCGGGCGAGGTGTAAACGGCTTTACCCTAGACCCAAGTGTTGGAGAATTTTTATTGTCCCACCCCAATATGCGTATTCCCGAAGATGGTAAAATTTATTCGGTAAACGAAGGTAACCAAATGTATTGGGATACTCCGACTAAAGAAATAATGGAAACTTTCAGAAGCAAACAAAATAAACTTGGAAAACCATATTCTTTAAGATATGTCGGTTCGTTAGTCGCCGATTTTCATAGAACCTTACTTTATGGCGGAATATTTCTTTATCCCATGGATCATAAAGACCCAAATAAACCATCGGGAAAACTACGTTTGATGTGTGAAGCTTCTCCTCTATCAATGGTTGCCGAACAAGCAGGAGGCTTGGGTTCAGATGGCTCTGGACGTATTTTGGACATTAAACCCGATATGTTGCACCAAAGAGTTCCTTTGATTATTGGCTCAAAAAATGATGTACAGTTTTGTATTGATCATTATAAAAAAGCTTCAAATTAA
- a CDS encoding HD domain-containing protein yields the protein MTKNNNDLVDFLFEAGMLRHTPRSGYAFLGSGKESVADHSFRVAIIGQSMALKLNANPLHTMQLCLYHDFHEARTGDLNYVNKLYAKIDADAAFKDAVKDQDLAKHLLPLWQELVENKTLEAQITHDADQLDLLLNLKREKDLGNTYAEAWAKCCIERLKLEYSIELAKDIMQRDHSAWWFEGQDMSWWERKGQRE from the coding sequence ATGACAAAAAATAATAATGATTTGGTTGATTTTTTATTTGAAGCCGGAATGTTAAGACATACTCCTCGCTCCGGTTATGCGTTTTTGGGAAGCGGGAAAGAAAGCGTCGCCGACCATTCTTTCAGAGTTGCAATTATTGGACAGAGCATGGCGTTAAAGCTGAATGCCAACCCCTTACACACCATGCAGCTTTGTCTTTATCATGATTTTCATGAAGCAAGAACGGGAGACTTAAATTATGTCAACAAACTTTATGCAAAGATAGATGCTGATGCCGCTTTTAAAGATGCTGTAAAAGACCAAGACCTCGCCAAACATCTACTTCCGCTTTGGCAGGAACTGGTTGAGAATAAAACTCTTGAAGCACAAATTACCCATGATGCCGATCAACTTGACCTTTTGTTAAACTTAAAACGAGAAAAAGATTTGGGAAATACTTATGCAGAGGCGTGGGCTAAGTGTTGTATTGAACGTTTAAAGTTAGAATACAGCATTGAACTTGCTAAAGATATTATGCAAAGAGACCATAGTGCTTGGTGGTTTGAGGGGCAAGATATGAGCTGGTGGGAACGGAAAGGGCAAAGAGAATAA
- the argH gene encoding argininosuccinate lyase: protein MSETKMWGGRFRQQTAGLVEAYTESVSYDYLLYAQDIAGSSAHAKMLAKQGVLTQDEATQIVNGLAQIKKEIENGEFKWQQKLEDVHMNIESRLTELIGEAGKKLHTGRSRNDQVALDFRLFVSDSLRNWQELLKALCQVFINQAEQHIHTLLPGCTHMQPAQPVSLAQHLLAYVAMFKRDSERMNDCDKRTRISPLGAAALAGTTYPLNPLAVADELKMYGTFINSMDAVSDRDFVAEALFCAGLTMTHLSRICEDLIIWANPMFGFINLPDAYATGSSIMPQKKNPDVAELMRGKVGRVYGDLFALLTTLKGLPMTYNRDLQEDKQPFFDANQTVSHSIQLMTGMIGELTFNPQKMYKALKQGFLNATELADYLVGKGIAFREAHHITGSAVALAEEKNLTLEDLQLSELQSLCSLIDSDVYEVLKVENAVARRNTPGGTGEKSIKAQLEIFKSFVK, encoded by the coding sequence ATGTCAGAAACAAAAATGTGGGGCGGACGTTTTCGCCAACAAACAGCAGGCTTGGTGGAAGCTTATACCGAATCGGTTTCTTATGATTACCTTTTATACGCTCAAGATATAGCCGGGTCAAGCGCACATGCTAAAATGCTCGCAAAGCAAGGGGTTTTGACTCAAGACGAAGCAACGCAAATTGTGAATGGCTTGGCTCAAATTAAAAAAGAAATAGAAAATGGCGAATTCAAGTGGCAACAAAAACTTGAAGACGTACATATGAATATAGAAAGTAGGCTGACCGAGCTGATCGGAGAAGCCGGAAAAAAACTGCACACCGGACGTAGCCGAAACGATCAAGTAGCTCTTGATTTTCGCCTTTTTGTGTCAGATAGTTTAAGAAATTGGCAAGAACTGCTTAAAGCACTCTGTCAGGTATTTATAAACCAAGCAGAACAACATATTCATACTCTTTTACCGGGCTGCACCCACATGCAACCGGCACAACCCGTAAGCTTGGCTCAACACCTACTCGCTTATGTTGCCATGTTTAAACGAGACAGTGAACGCATGAACGATTGTGATAAAAGAACACGTATCTCGCCTTTAGGAGCAGCAGCCTTGGCAGGCACAACCTATCCGCTTAATCCGCTTGCCGTAGCAGACGAGTTAAAGATGTATGGAACTTTTATAAATAGCATGGACGCTGTTTCAGACAGAGATTTTGTCGCCGAAGCTTTATTTTGTGCCGGATTAACCATGACCCATTTATCTCGTATTTGTGAAGATTTAATTATTTGGGCAAACCCTATGTTTGGTTTTATTAACTTACCGGACGCTTATGCAACGGGTTCGAGTATTATGCCTCAAAAGAAAAACCCTGATGTCGCCGAACTTATGCGTGGAAAAGTTGGTAGGGTTTATGGAGATTTGTTTGCTCTTTTAACAACCCTAAAAGGCTTACCAATGACTTATAACCGAGACCTACAAGAAGACAAACAGCCTTTTTTTGATGCCAACCAAACCGTCAGTCATTCCATTCAGTTGATGACAGGTATGATCGGAGAGCTGACTTTTAACCCTCAAAAAATGTATAAAGCCCTTAAGCAAGGTTTTTTAAACGCCACGGAACTCGCAGATTATTTAGTCGGAAAAGGTATAGCTTTTAGAGAAGCACATCATATCACAGGCTCAGCCGTCGCCTTGGCGGAAGAAAAAAATCTTACTTTAGAAGATTTACAACTTAGCGAACTACAATCACTTTGTTCTTTAATCGATTCAGATGTTTATGAGGTTTTAAAAGTTGAAAACGCCGTTGCCAGAAGAAATACTCCGGGGGGAACGGGAGAAAAATCAATCAAAGCCCAACTGGAAATATTTAAAAGTTTTGTAAAATAA
- a CDS encoding flagellar hook-length control protein FliK → MQVLPSVHQLFSNDQNHSESHSTNTANDLFNNIFSREKNAATNELNGPLKSAMRTIQEQRDNGSQLTGYKDLRFSPAELSQISASLRKKGVNNSGLEQIDQIIAGGAMPTLGQLIQSLRHGGVPIEFSDAEKQNGLAALQKLDFTPDEAGELLSFMESGQSRTAWQVISQKLNSLNKEGSGSELHFDEMAALFKGLGASKGVISGLEKFFGENSSLNLNNLGLQTAFGGLATEMAAKNIDDIKLAKNLNNVLNDAVHQIKERQAREKSADKRDSGEINNSIALMRDSATGKGANIKELFGQNTEQNKNIQQVNPTLANNHSFEQETSKEQDKQSFKDSFAKKSKSAENILSELSAKSKNKSESSLSELFNKIDISAGSLNNITSLNNNISNLSKTQEGMRQSAFHEAIFSQVEQGLFQKMQNGTNQMVLHLDPVDLGQVTLLVSVNQGEVRATLRADSPEAAQSLQDQIPRMQALLESQGFKVQKLDVQTQMSNQDSNNNASNWQGLEQHNSGQERHEALLRQMNKLNALGKNALAQDVHNQLETNVNMAEIARQIIHQNSSLYVVA, encoded by the coding sequence ATGCAAGTTTTACCTAGTGTACATCAATTATTTTCAAATGATCAAAATCATTCCGAAAGCCATTCAACTAATACGGCGAATGATTTATTTAATAATATTTTTTCCAGAGAAAAGAATGCTGCAACCAACGAACTCAACGGTCCGTTAAAGTCAGCAATGCGTACTATACAAGAACAAAGAGACAACGGAAGTCAACTTACCGGTTATAAAGACTTGCGTTTTTCTCCCGCTGAACTCAGCCAAATTAGTGCAAGTTTACGCAAAAAAGGTGTAAACAACAGCGGACTCGAGCAAATCGATCAGATTATTGCCGGCGGCGCAATGCCAACTCTTGGACAATTAATTCAAAGTTTGCGTCATGGTGGCGTTCCCATAGAATTTTCCGATGCTGAAAAACAAAACGGTCTGGCAGCTTTGCAAAAACTTGATTTTACTCCTGATGAAGCCGGAGAACTCCTAAGCTTTATGGAAAGCGGACAAAGCAGAACAGCTTGGCAAGTTATAAGCCAAAAGCTCAATAGCTTAAACAAAGAAGGTAGTGGCTCAGAACTTCACTTTGATGAAATGGCAGCTTTGTTTAAAGGGCTTGGTGCTTCCAAGGGTGTTATAAGCGGTTTGGAAAAATTCTTTGGTGAAAACTCTTCTCTTAACTTGAATAATCTTGGTTTACAAACTGCTTTTGGCGGGTTGGCAACTGAAATGGCCGCTAAGAATATAGATGATATTAAACTTGCAAAAAATTTGAATAATGTCTTGAACGATGCCGTTCATCAAATAAAAGAACGTCAAGCCAGAGAAAAAAGTGCTGATAAAAGAGATAGCGGAGAAATTAACAACTCTATTGCCCTGATGAGAGATAGTGCAACAGGTAAAGGGGCAAATATTAAAGAGTTGTTTGGTCAAAACACCGAACAAAACAAAAATATTCAACAAGTAAATCCAACTCTTGCAAACAACCACTCTTTTGAACAAGAAACAAGCAAAGAACAAGACAAACAATCTTTTAAAGATTCTTTTGCCAAAAAATCAAAGAGTGCCGAAAATATTTTAAGCGAATTAAGTGCTAAATCAAAAAATAAAAGCGAAAGCTCTCTTTCTGAATTATTTAACAAAATAGATATTTCAGCGGGAAGCCTCAATAATATTACAAGCTTAAACAATAATATTAGCAACTTATCAAAAACCCAAGAAGGCATGAGACAATCTGCGTTTCATGAGGCAATTTTTTCCCAAGTGGAACAAGGCTTGTTCCAAAAAATGCAAAACGGAACAAACCAAATGGTTTTACACCTTGATCCCGTAGATCTTGGTCAAGTAACTTTGTTGGTTTCAGTTAACCAAGGTGAAGTAAGAGCGACTTTAAGAGCCGATAGCCCCGAAGCCGCTCAAAGCTTACAGGACCAAATTCCTCGTATGCAGGCCTTACTCGAAAGCCAAGGATTTAAAGTACAAAAGCTTGATGTTCAAACGCAAATGAGCAATCAAGATTCAAACAATAACGCATCAAACTGGCAGGGGCTAGAACAACATAATTCCGGTCAAGAAAGACATGAAGCTCTTTTACGTCAAATGAACAAGCTTAATGCACTAGGCAAAAACGCCTTGGCTCAAGATGTGCATAATCAACTTGAAACTAATGTGAATATGGCAGAAATTGCCCGCCAAATAATACACCAAAATTCAAGTTTATATGTAGTTGCTTAA